One part of the Actinomyces howellii genome encodes these proteins:
- a CDS encoding polyamine aminopropyltransferase — MSRGAGRQREAAALFAAALLAAVGGLIYELILGTAASYLIGDSVLSFSLATGITLFGMGVGSLAAARVRGNAAVVFAVNEILLGLVGGNSVLVLYAAFGLTDLHWWVFTGASLAIGVLIGLEIPLLVKTFQSFGRRSSVELLSRILALDYFGALVASLVFPLVLLPQLGLMRGAYLVGALNVLVAMVVLFQVDAPRKVLYGGVAAALLLLALFVGASHLERSIDSRTYSDPVVYYEQTEYQKIVLTSYGEDMRLYLNGQLQFSSLDEARYHETISAAAMTSVRAPARVLILGGGDGLAAREVLRYPGVEHVTVVDIDPRMTELARTNPHLRRHNDDSLSDQRVEVVNADAFSFTADHDPGLYDVVLVDLVDPSNERLAKLYSVEFYRQIDALLAPDGVMVTQATSSYFTPNAFSMVASTVAAGQPDRQIHPFSVNVPSFGEWGFVLATSSPDALLAGHLPDGLRYQSAELLRFIVLDHPAPTTPSEPSTLLNPRIVRTYNEDMSQWRYY; from the coding sequence ATGTCCCGTGGCGCCGGGCGGCAGCGTGAGGCCGCCGCCCTGTTCGCCGCGGCGCTCCTGGCCGCGGTCGGTGGGCTGATCTACGAGCTGATCCTGGGCACGGCAGCCTCCTACCTCATCGGCGACTCGGTCCTCAGCTTCAGCCTGGCCACCGGCATCACCCTGTTCGGCATGGGCGTGGGATCGCTCGCGGCTGCCCGCGTGCGCGGCAACGCGGCGGTCGTCTTCGCCGTCAACGAGATCCTGCTCGGCCTGGTGGGAGGCAACTCGGTGCTCGTCCTCTACGCCGCCTTCGGTCTGACCGACCTGCACTGGTGGGTGTTCACGGGAGCCAGCCTCGCCATCGGCGTGCTCATCGGCCTGGAGATCCCCCTGCTGGTCAAGACCTTCCAGAGCTTCGGGCGGCGCTCCTCGGTCGAGCTGCTCAGCAGGATCCTCGCACTGGACTACTTCGGGGCACTGGTAGCCTCCCTCGTCTTCCCGCTCGTGCTCCTTCCTCAGCTGGGGCTCATGCGCGGGGCCTATCTCGTGGGGGCGCTCAACGTCCTGGTGGCCATGGTGGTGCTGTTCCAGGTCGACGCCCCGCGCAAGGTCCTGTACGGGGGAGTGGCGGCGGCACTGCTCCTGCTGGCCCTGTTCGTCGGGGCCAGCCACCTGGAGCGGAGCATCGACTCTCGGACCTACAGCGACCCGGTGGTCTACTACGAGCAGACCGAGTACCAGAAGATCGTCCTGACCAGCTACGGCGAGGACATGCGCCTCTACCTCAACGGGCAGCTGCAGTTCTCCAGCCTCGACGAGGCCCGCTACCACGAGACGATCTCGGCAGCCGCGATGACCTCGGTGCGGGCCCCGGCCCGGGTGCTCATCCTGGGTGGCGGGGACGGGCTGGCCGCTCGTGAGGTCCTGCGCTACCCGGGGGTGGAGCATGTCACCGTGGTCGACATCGACCCGCGCATGACCGAGCTGGCGCGGACCAACCCGCACCTGCGCCGGCACAACGACGACTCCCTGTCCGACCAGCGGGTCGAGGTGGTCAACGCAGACGCCTTCAGCTTCACCGCTGACCATGACCCGGGGCTCTACGACGTCGTCCTGGTCGACCTGGTCGACCCCTCCAACGAACGGCTGGCCAAGCTCTACTCCGTGGAGTTCTACCGTCAGATCGACGCCCTCCTGGCTCCCGACGGCGTCATGGTCACCCAGGCGACCTCCTCCTACTTCACTCCGAACGCCTTCTCGATGGTGGCGTCCACTGTCGCCGCGGGGCAGCCCGACCGGCAGATCCACCCCTTCAGCGTCAACGTCCCGTCCTTCGGGGAGTGGGGCTTCGTGCTGGCCACCTCCAGCCCCGACGCGCTCCTGGCCGGCCACCTTCCCGATGGCCTGAGGTACCAGAGCGCCGAGCTCCTGCGCTTCATCGTGCTCGACCACCCGGCCCCGACGACGCCCAGTGAGCCCTCTACCCTCCTCAACCCCAGGATCGTGCGCACCTACAACGAGGACATGTCCCAGTGGAGGTACTACTGA
- a CDS encoding DUF350 domain-containing protein, translating to MRTITAVAQETVGGSGLDWQTLLATVVYAVLGVALLMLFAWVVNTVFRLDLRRELIEDQNTGLGVAFAGTAVAIALIIAATVVG from the coding sequence ATGAGGACGATCACGGCTGTGGCGCAGGAGACGGTCGGCGGCTCGGGGCTGGACTGGCAGACCCTGCTGGCCACCGTCGTCTACGCGGTCCTGGGGGTGGCGCTGCTCATGCTCTTCGCCTGGGTGGTCAACACCGTGTTCCGGCTGGACCTGCGCCGCGAGCTCATCGAGGACCAGAACACGGGCCTGGGTGTGGCCTTCGCCGGGACCGCGGTGGCGATCGCCCTCATCATCGCGGCCACGGTCGTCGGCTGA
- a CDS encoding DUF4178 domain-containing protein, giving the protein MSSTRARLTVGEVVQGRERSLRVEGCLLFLLWDDEDRKFYTWEEWQLSGTHHGDTWVEVDHDDGAVFLYEPMHFAELLDPRTVVVGQHYTLVSGGIVYDARVTEVGRGTLDRILGRTTCRLKRGQQLDYADFVLTDAAGRRTAVTIDRLGRRGLLSYRKQRLKSAAQRRMFGKVISPPGVPRAVVLSALGLVTVVVAGAMPRGCDQERRCEEGEEDCAGTTRPVYGGGGGGVGK; this is encoded by the coding sequence GTGAGCAGCACGCGAGCCCGGCTCACGGTCGGTGAGGTGGTCCAGGGCCGGGAGCGGTCCCTGCGCGTCGAAGGCTGCCTGCTCTTCCTGCTGTGGGATGACGAGGACCGTAAGTTCTACACCTGGGAGGAGTGGCAGCTGTCAGGAACGCACCACGGCGACACGTGGGTCGAGGTCGATCACGACGATGGTGCCGTCTTCCTCTACGAGCCCATGCACTTCGCGGAGCTCCTCGATCCGCGCACCGTCGTCGTCGGGCAGCACTACACGCTCGTCAGCGGAGGCATCGTGTACGACGCCCGGGTGACTGAGGTCGGTCGGGGCACTCTCGACCGGATCCTGGGCAGGACGACATGCCGTCTGAAACGGGGTCAGCAGTTGGACTACGCCGATTTCGTGCTCACCGACGCCGCCGGCAGGAGGACCGCTGTCACGATCGACCGCCTCGGCAGGAGGGGACTCTTGTCCTACCGCAAGCAGCGCCTCAAGTCGGCTGCCCAGAGGCGCATGTTCGGCAAGGTGATCTCCCCGCCCGGTGTGCCGCGTGCCGTCGTGCTGAGTGCGCTGGGCCTGGTCACCGTCGTGGTGGCGGGCGCCATGCCCCGGGGGTGTGACCAGGAGCGGCGCTGCGAGGAGGGCGAGGAGGACTGCGCCGGGACGACCCGCCCGGTGTACGGCGGTGGCGGCGGCGGAGTAGGCAAGTAG
- a CDS encoding S-adenosylmethionine decarboxylase family protein, with translation MRSRGIWSVTYRIEGAPCDRLDDPSTITALLKDTADLARLTVVAAVEHRFAPQGVSAVLVLSESHVAIHSWPETGTAYLTLTSCRRIEVGVVDAIGSCAARLLGARAVTHAAVEL, from the coding sequence ATGCGCTCGCGAGGCATCTGGTCGGTCACATACAGGATCGAGGGTGCCCCCTGCGACCGGCTCGACGACCCCTCGACGATCACGGCCCTTCTCAAGGACACGGCCGACCTTGCCCGGCTGACCGTGGTCGCCGCCGTCGAGCACCGTTTCGCTCCCCAGGGGGTCAGCGCCGTCCTGGTCCTGTCCGAGTCCCACGTGGCGATCCACTCCTGGCCCGAGACCGGCACCGCGTACCTCACCTTGACCAGCTGCCGCCGGATCGAGGTGGGAGTCGTCGACGCCATCGGGTCCTGTGCAGCGCGCCTCCTGGGCGCCCGGGCGGTCACCCACGCGGCGGTGGAGCTGTGA
- a CDS encoding metal-sulfur cluster assembly factor, whose translation MSTNPEDLDNPMAARHAVPQPAELDAAAVEEALRDVIDPELGINVVDLGLLYGVSIEPDGTTVLDMTLTTAACPLTDVIEEQAQQALAHLTDAVRIQWVWLPPWGPDKITPQGREQLRALGFNV comes from the coding sequence ATGAGCACCAACCCCGAGGACCTCGACAACCCGATGGCGGCGCGCCACGCCGTGCCGCAGCCGGCGGAGCTCGACGCCGCCGCCGTCGAGGAGGCCCTGCGCGACGTCATCGACCCCGAGCTGGGCATCAACGTCGTCGACCTCGGCCTGCTCTACGGCGTGTCCATCGAGCCCGACGGCACCACCGTGCTCGACATGACCCTCACCACCGCCGCCTGCCCGCTCACCGACGTCATCGAGGAGCAGGCCCAGCAGGCCCTGGCCCACCTGACCGACGCGGTGCGCATCCAGTGGGTCTGGCTTCCGCCGTGGGGGCCGGACAAGATCACCCCCCAGGGCCGCGAGCAGCTCCGGGCACTGGGCTTCAACGTCTGA
- the sufU gene encoding Fe-S cluster assembly sulfur transfer protein SufU: MNELDQLYQQVILDHSRERHGAGALDTPDGVSHQVNPTCGDEVTLGVRVVGDRLEAVGWEGQGCSISQASISVMHDLVDGADLETVARLEEDFHLLMHSRGRGVEDDVLDELQDAAAFEGVSKYPNRVKCALLGWMALKDALAKSGRALPAVERP, from the coding sequence ATGAACGAGCTCGACCAGCTCTACCAGCAGGTGATCCTCGACCACTCCCGCGAGCGGCACGGCGCCGGCGCCCTCGACACCCCCGACGGAGTGTCGCACCAGGTCAACCCCACCTGCGGAGACGAGGTGACCCTCGGGGTGCGGGTCGTCGGTGACCGGCTGGAGGCAGTGGGCTGGGAGGGCCAGGGCTGCTCGATCTCCCAGGCCTCGATCTCGGTCATGCACGACCTCGTCGACGGGGCGGACCTGGAGACGGTGGCGCGTCTGGAGGAGGACTTCCACCTCCTCATGCACTCCCGGGGCAGGGGCGTCGAGGACGACGTCCTCGACGAGCTCCAGGACGCCGCCGCCTTCGAGGGCGTCTCGAAGTACCCCAACCGAGTCAAGTGCGCGCTCCTGGGCTGGATGGCCCTCAAGGACGCCCTGGCCAAGTCGGGGCGGGCGCTGCCGGCGGTCGAGCGCCCCTGA
- a CDS encoding aminotransferase class V-fold PLP-dependent enzyme yields the protein MTAPLPAHPAQPLAPAEVDALRAAFPYLERPARHGGALAYLDWAATSQKPEAVIAREAEFYRGSNGAAGRSTYQLADEATAAWQDARAAVAGFVGARPDQLVFTKNATEALNLLALSIGHASLGRPADRGTGEQGASSRLRLAPGDEVVVSRAEHHANLVPWQELCARTGARLRWLDLTPEGRIDPATTGVITERCRVVALTHASNVTGAVTPLEQVLPAARAAGALVVLDTCQSAAHLPLDFTALHAAGVDAVVLSSHKMLGPTGVGALVAHEDLLAAMPPVLAGGSMIEVVTMESSTYMAGPSRFEAGSQPLAQAAGWQVAVELLAGIGMDRLHASEQALTAHLLAGMEQVSGLRVLGPLDLHDRLGVVSFTVEGVHPHDVGQYLDSVGVAVRTGHHCAQPVHAHFGTPSSSRVSFGPTTTLEEIDRFLTAVADVRAYFRR from the coding sequence ATGACCGCACCGCTCCCCGCCCACCCGGCACAGCCTCTGGCCCCCGCAGAGGTCGACGCGCTGCGCGCCGCCTTCCCCTACCTCGAGCGACCCGCTCGCCACGGCGGAGCGCTGGCCTACCTCGACTGGGCGGCCACCTCCCAGAAGCCCGAGGCGGTCATCGCCCGCGAGGCCGAGTTCTACCGCGGCTCCAACGGAGCCGCTGGACGCTCGACCTACCAGCTCGCCGACGAGGCCACCGCCGCGTGGCAGGACGCCCGCGCCGCGGTGGCGGGCTTCGTCGGGGCGCGCCCCGACCAGCTCGTCTTCACCAAGAACGCCACCGAGGCCCTCAACCTCCTGGCCCTGTCGATCGGGCACGCCAGCCTCGGACGCCCCGCCGACCGGGGCACGGGGGAGCAGGGGGCCAGCAGCCGGCTGCGCCTGGCCCCCGGGGACGAGGTCGTCGTCTCCCGCGCCGAGCACCACGCCAACCTCGTGCCCTGGCAGGAGCTGTGCGCCCGCACCGGCGCCCGCCTGCGCTGGCTCGACCTCACGCCCGAGGGCCGTATCGACCCCGCCACCACCGGGGTCATCACCGAGCGCTGCCGGGTGGTCGCCCTCACCCACGCCTCGAACGTGACCGGTGCGGTCACCCCCCTCGAGCAGGTGCTGCCGGCGGCCAGAGCCGCCGGGGCCCTCGTCGTGCTCGACACCTGCCAGTCCGCCGCGCACCTACCCCTCGACTTCACTGCGCTGCACGCAGCAGGAGTCGACGCCGTCGTCCTGTCGAGCCACAAGATGCTCGGCCCCACCGGCGTCGGGGCGCTCGTGGCCCACGAGGACCTCCTGGCCGCCATGCCTCCGGTCCTCGCCGGCGGGTCCATGATCGAGGTCGTCACCATGGAGTCCTCGACCTACATGGCAGGGCCCTCCCGCTTCGAGGCGGGCAGCCAGCCCCTGGCCCAGGCCGCCGGCTGGCAGGTCGCCGTCGAGCTCCTCGCAGGCATCGGGATGGACCGCCTCCACGCCTCCGAGCAGGCCCTGACCGCCCACCTGCTGGCCGGGATGGAGCAGGTGAGCGGCCTGCGCGTCCTGGGCCCGCTCGACCTCCACGACCGGCTCGGCGTCGTGTCCTTCACCGTCGAGGGCGTCCACCCCCACGACGTCGGCCAGTACCTCGACTCGGTGGGCGTGGCGGTACGCACCGGCCACCACTGCGCCCAGCCGGTCCACGCCCACTTCGGGACGCCGTCCTCCTCTCGCGTATCCTTCGGACCGACCACGACCCTGGAGGAGATCGACCGCTTCCTGACCGCCGTGGCCGACGTCCGCGCCTACTTCCGGAGATGA
- the sufC gene encoding Fe-S cluster assembly ATPase SufC — protein MSTLSITNLHVQVATNDGPKPILKGVDLTVGSGQVHAIMGPNGSGKSTLAYAIAGHPDYEITDGQVLLDGVDLLELSVDERARAGLFLAMQYPVEVPGVSVASFLRTAKTALDGQAPKVRQWVGQVDEAMQRLRMDPSFAQRDVNTGFSGGEKKRFEILQMELLRPRFAVLDETDSGLDVDALRIVSEGVNRLHEESDAGFVVITHYTRILRYITPDFVHVLVDGRVAEEGGPDLAERLENEGYDRFLA, from the coding sequence ATGAGCACGCTGAGCATCACCAACCTCCACGTCCAGGTCGCCACGAACGACGGCCCCAAGCCGATCCTCAAGGGCGTCGACCTCACGGTCGGCTCCGGGCAGGTCCACGCCATCATGGGCCCCAACGGATCAGGCAAGTCCACGCTGGCCTACGCGATCGCCGGGCACCCTGACTACGAGATCACCGACGGCCAGGTCCTGCTCGACGGCGTCGACCTGCTCGAGCTGAGCGTCGACGAGCGCGCCCGGGCCGGTCTCTTCCTGGCCATGCAGTACCCGGTGGAGGTCCCCGGGGTGAGCGTCGCCAGCTTCCTGCGCACCGCCAAGACCGCCCTGGACGGCCAAGCCCCCAAGGTCCGCCAGTGGGTCGGTCAGGTCGACGAGGCGATGCAGCGCCTGCGCATGGACCCCTCCTTCGCCCAGAGGGACGTCAACACCGGCTTCTCCGGCGGGGAGAAGAAGCGCTTCGAGATCCTCCAGATGGAGCTGCTGCGCCCGCGCTTCGCCGTGCTCGACGAGACCGACTCCGGGCTCGACGTCGACGCCCTGCGCATCGTCTCCGAGGGAGTCAACCGCCTCCACGAGGAGTCCGACGCCGGCTTCGTCGTCATCACCCACTACACGCGCATCCTGCGCTACATCACCCCCGACTTCGTCCACGTCCTCGTCGACGGCCGCGTCGCCGAGGAGGGCGGGCCCGACCTGGCCGAGCGCCTCGAGAACGAGGGCTACGACCGGTTCCTGGCCTGA
- the sufD gene encoding Fe-S cluster assembly protein SufD: MPDLSTDHSRARLEADHSHGAAPRYVSSRAERPTSFDPADIPVPRGREEEWRFTPVRRFAPLFDLEAVSAGTGAGALSVSVDAPAGVEVETVDRDGPRVGAVGAPVDRTGVVAWAAVQRATVVTVPAGTRTERAVRVGVLGGGQDEGPVAQHLVILAGQGSVGTVVIDHTGDAALTQTVEISVAPGAELTVVSIQGWDDEAVHAANHRAEVAAGGALKHVVVSLGGDVRICPDLGFSGEGGRVDAYGVYFTDAGQHQEHRPYVAHTEPRCYSRVTYKGALQGERAHAVWVGDCLIDSGARGTDTYELNRNLVLTEGAKADSVPNLEIKNGDIEGAGHASATGRFDDEQLFYLRSRGIPEAEARRLVVLGFFNEIIAEIDVPEVEERLMSAIEAELEVAGLLRPGSAPDPA, encoded by the coding sequence ATGCCTGACCTGTCCACCGACCACTCGCGAGCGAGGCTGGAGGCAGACCACTCCCACGGCGCCGCGCCGAGGTACGTCTCCTCCCGGGCCGAGCGCCCCACGTCCTTCGATCCCGCCGACATCCCGGTGCCGCGCGGGCGCGAGGAGGAGTGGCGCTTCACCCCCGTGCGCCGCTTCGCCCCCCTGTTCGACCTCGAGGCCGTGTCCGCCGGCACGGGGGCCGGCGCCCTGAGCGTCTCGGTCGACGCCCCGGCGGGCGTCGAGGTCGAGACGGTCGATCGTGACGGCCCCCGCGTCGGGGCCGTCGGCGCTCCGGTGGACCGCACCGGCGTCGTGGCCTGGGCTGCGGTCCAGCGGGCGACCGTCGTCACCGTGCCCGCCGGCACCCGCACCGAGCGCGCCGTCCGGGTCGGTGTGCTCGGTGGCGGGCAGGACGAGGGCCCTGTCGCCCAGCACCTCGTCATCCTCGCCGGTCAGGGGTCGGTGGGCACGGTCGTCATCGACCACACCGGCGACGCCGCGCTGACCCAGACCGTCGAGATCTCGGTGGCCCCCGGTGCCGAGCTGACCGTCGTGTCGATCCAGGGCTGGGACGACGAGGCGGTCCACGCCGCCAACCACCGTGCGGAGGTGGCCGCCGGTGGGGCGCTCAAGCACGTCGTCGTCTCCCTGGGCGGGGACGTGCGCATCTGCCCCGACCTCGGCTTCTCCGGTGAGGGAGGGCGCGTCGACGCCTACGGGGTGTACTTCACCGACGCCGGCCAGCACCAGGAGCACCGCCCCTACGTCGCCCACACCGAGCCGCGCTGCTACTCGCGGGTCACCTACAAGGGTGCCCTCCAGGGGGAGCGCGCCCACGCGGTGTGGGTGGGCGACTGCCTCATCGACTCCGGCGCCCGGGGCACGGACACCTACGAGCTCAACCGCAACCTCGTGCTCACCGAGGGCGCCAAGGCCGACTCGGTGCCCAACCTCGAGATCAAGAACGGCGACATCGAGGGTGCCGGGCACGCCAGCGCCACCGGGCGCTTCGACGACGAGCAGCTGTTCTACCTGCGCTCCCGGGGGATCCCCGAGGCCGAGGCCCGTCGTCTCGTCGTCCTGGGCTTCTTCAACGAGATCATCGCCGAGATCGACGTCCCCGAGGTCGAGGAGCGGCTCATGTCCGCGATCGAGGCCGAGCTCGAGGTCGCCGGCCTCCTCCGACCCGGCTCCGCCCCGGACCCCGCCTGA
- the sufB gene encoding Fe-S cluster assembly protein SufB, translated as MTSPATDTVRSDDEIIDSIPTTYGFGWHDSDEAGANAKRGLDEQVVREISAIKGEPEWMLAKRLKAYDIFERKPMPTWGVDLSSLDMDAVKYYVRSTDRPATSWDDLPEDIRTTYDRIGIPEAERERLVAGVAAQYESEVVYHQIREDLEEQGVIFVDTDTAVRQYPELVQEYFGTVVPAGDNKFAALNTAVWSGGSFIYVPKGVHVEIPLQAYFRINTENMGQFERTLIIADEDSYVHYVEGCTAPIYSTDSLHSAIVEIIVKKNARVRYTTIQNWSNNVYNLVTQRATCAEGATMEWIDGNIGSKRNMKYPAVYLMGPHARGEALSIAFAGEGQHQDTGAKMVHMAPRTSSHIVSKSIARDGGRSAYRGLVQVMRNARHSKSNVLCDALLVDEISRSDTYPYVDVRTDDVEMGHEATVSKVSADQLFYLMQRGLSETEAMATIVRGFVEPIARELPMEYALELNRLIELQMENSVG; from the coding sequence ATGACTTCACCAGCCACCGACACCGTGCGCAGCGACGACGAGATCATCGACTCGATCCCGACGACCTACGGATTCGGCTGGCACGACTCCGACGAGGCCGGGGCCAACGCCAAGCGGGGTCTCGACGAGCAGGTCGTGCGGGAGATCTCAGCGATCAAGGGCGAGCCGGAGTGGATGCTCGCCAAGCGGCTCAAGGCCTACGACATCTTCGAGCGCAAGCCCATGCCCACCTGGGGAGTGGACCTGTCGAGCCTCGACATGGACGCCGTCAAGTACTACGTGCGCTCCACCGACCGCCCCGCCACCTCCTGGGACGACCTGCCCGAGGACATCCGGACCACCTACGACCGCATCGGCATCCCCGAGGCCGAGCGCGAGCGCCTTGTCGCGGGCGTGGCGGCCCAGTACGAGTCCGAGGTCGTCTACCACCAGATCCGTGAGGACCTGGAGGAGCAGGGTGTCATCTTCGTCGACACCGACACCGCGGTGCGCCAGTACCCCGAGCTCGTCCAGGAGTACTTCGGCACGGTCGTGCCCGCGGGGGACAACAAGTTCGCCGCGCTCAACACCGCCGTGTGGTCGGGCGGCTCCTTCATCTACGTGCCCAAGGGGGTCCACGTCGAGATCCCGCTGCAGGCCTACTTCCGGATCAACACCGAGAACATGGGCCAGTTCGAGCGCACCCTCATCATCGCCGACGAGGACTCCTACGTCCACTACGTCGAGGGGTGCACGGCCCCGATCTACTCCACCGACTCCCTCCACTCGGCCATCGTGGAGATCATCGTCAAGAAGAACGCACGCGTGCGGTACACGACGATCCAGAACTGGTCGAACAACGTGTACAACCTCGTCACCCAGCGCGCCACCTGCGCCGAGGGCGCCACGATGGAGTGGATCGACGGCAACATCGGCTCCAAGCGCAACATGAAGTACCCGGCGGTCTACCTCATGGGGCCCCACGCCCGCGGGGAGGCCCTGTCCATCGCCTTCGCGGGGGAGGGGCAGCACCAGGACACCGGCGCCAAGATGGTCCACATGGCGCCGCGCACCTCAAGCCACATCGTCTCGAAGTCCATCGCCCGCGACGGCGGCCGCTCGGCGTACCGGGGCCTGGTCCAGGTCATGCGCAACGCGCGCCACTCCAAGTCCAACGTCCTGTGCGACGCCCTGCTCGTCGACGAGATCTCCCGCTCGGACACCTACCCGTACGTCGACGTGCGCACCGACGACGTCGAGATGGGCCACGAGGCCACCGTCTCGAAGGTGAGTGCCGACCAGCTGTTCTACCTCATGCAGCGTGGTCTGAGCGAGACCGAGGCGATGGCCACGATCGTGCGCGGCTTCGTCGAGCCCATCGCCCGCGAGCTGCCCATGGAGTACGCCCTGGAGCTCAACCGCCTCATCGAGCTGCAGATGGAGAACTCGGTGGGCTGA
- a CDS encoding helix-turn-helix transcriptional regulator — protein sequence MSQSDDDSTRSRVLDLIVEKGPVSAAQLAKVLGLTPAAVRRHLTVLEERDEIQVHSPSGTGKRGRGRPARYYVATAAARSTYADGYAELAGRALAYLSQVAGERAVDSFAASRGRDLERRYMPVVEAAGKDPSDRARALADALTMDGYAATVRDVGDGTYAVQLCQGHCPVRDVAGQFTELCDAETQAFSRLLGVPVQRLATLAGGEHVCTTHVPIAMPALRKRAARAAAHTRGRTPQRPEGTR from the coding sequence ATGAGCCAGTCTGACGACGACTCCACACGTTCCCGGGTCCTCGACCTCATCGTCGAGAAGGGTCCGGTGTCAGCCGCGCAGCTCGCCAAGGTGCTGGGCCTGACCCCCGCAGCCGTGCGGCGCCACCTCACCGTGCTCGAGGAGCGCGACGAGATCCAGGTTCACAGTCCCTCGGGCACCGGCAAGCGGGGCAGGGGCCGCCCGGCACGCTACTACGTCGCCACCGCCGCCGCCCGCTCGACCTACGCCGACGGATACGCCGAGCTGGCCGGGCGTGCCCTGGCCTACCTCTCCCAGGTGGCCGGGGAGCGCGCCGTCGACTCCTTCGCGGCATCGCGCGGGCGGGACCTCGAGCGGCGGTACATGCCCGTGGTCGAGGCCGCGGGCAAGGACCCCTCCGACCGCGCCCGTGCCCTGGCTGACGCCCTGACGATGGACGGCTACGCCGCGACCGTGCGCGACGTCGGGGACGGCACCTACGCTGTCCAGCTGTGCCAGGGCCACTGCCCGGTGCGCGACGTCGCCGGCCAGTTCACCGAGCTGTGCGATGCCGAGACCCAGGCGTTCTCCCGGCTCCTGGGCGTGCCCGTGCAGCGTCTGGCCACCCTGGCCGGGGGCGAGCACGTGTGCACCACCCACGTCCCTATCGCCATGCCCGCCCTGCGCAAGCGCGCAGCGCGGGCCGCAGCCCACACGCGGGGCCGTACGCCCCAGCGACCGGAAGGAACCCGATGA
- a CDS encoding GAD-like domain-containing protein — MVDLPWDLEWVEESLQDGLLGYHGYRPMGVGRPVSAEHLERFSGVFPESVLYVWRRFGFDGFAQGRFWITDPWEWEPVVEAWLEGMALPFPPQRWWCLARTAMGAMRLWGEVSGPALKITPVLGILYPDAGSAQDMADPVLRERMGCSVFNSPTKDSLDDDDTGRPIVDGVIERLGAVGPDQVVGFVPAYCLTGVMTVGSASLEEAVPHLVFLAQAQDKTLWEDFSAAAAQAAAAIATQHPSPDLDMGTGPGPEPEAGPGPGSEAGPEPEAGPGPGSEAGPVPGSEAGPEPEAGPVPGSEPGPGPGSEPGPEPGSGAGRGPRL; from the coding sequence GTGGTTGATCTTCCCTGGGACCTGGAGTGGGTTGAGGAGTCCTTGCAGGACGGGCTGCTGGGTTATCACGGCTATCGTCCGATGGGTGTGGGGCGTCCGGTGTCGGCGGAGCACCTGGAGCGGTTCTCGGGCGTGTTTCCGGAGTCGGTGCTCTACGTGTGGCGGCGTTTCGGTTTTGACGGTTTTGCTCAGGGCAGGTTCTGGATCACCGACCCCTGGGAGTGGGAGCCGGTGGTCGAGGCCTGGCTGGAGGGGATGGCCCTTCCGTTCCCGCCCCAGCGGTGGTGGTGCCTGGCACGCACGGCGATGGGGGCGATGCGCCTGTGGGGTGAGGTCTCGGGCCCGGCCCTGAAGATCACACCGGTCCTGGGGATCTTGTACCCCGATGCGGGCAGTGCCCAGGACATGGCTGACCCGGTGCTGCGTGAGCGCATGGGCTGCAGCGTGTTCAACTCCCCGACCAAGGACTCCTTGGATGACGATGACACCGGTCGGCCGATCGTGGACGGGGTGATCGAGCGGCTGGGCGCGGTGGGTCCTGACCAGGTGGTCGGCTTCGTGCCGGCGTACTGCCTGACCGGTGTCATGACGGTGGGGTCGGCGAGCCTGGAGGAGGCGGTACCCCACCTGGTGTTCCTGGCCCAGGCCCAGGACAAGACCCTGTGGGAGGACTTCTCGGCCGCTGCCGCCCAGGCCGCCGCGGCCATCGCCACCCAGCACCCCAGCCCAGACCTTGACATGGGCACCGGCCCGGGCCCTGAGCCCGAGGCGGGCCCCGGGCCTGGTTCCGAGGCGGGCCCTGAGCCCGAGGCGGGTCCCGGGCCTGGTTCCGAGGCGGGCCCCGTGCCTGGTTCCGAGGCGGGCCCTGAGCCCGAGGCGGGCCCCGTGCCTGGTTCTGAGCCGGGTCCCGGGCCTGGTTCCGAGCCGGGTCCCGAGCCTGGTTCTGGGGCTGGCAGGGGCCCGCGCCTGTGA